The following DNA comes from Kluyveromyces lactis strain NRRL Y-1140 chromosome E complete sequence.
ATAGCTGGCCAAGCAGGAACAAAGTTGTACAACACTCTCCATCTCAACGAAGAGTTATCGGACAAGAACAAAGTAACTTGAAGCATTACACCAACAAGTCCCACGTTATAGAAAACGGACCCGGCGCAATATTTCTGAATATCATACGCTTGCGATTGAATCACGGTACCAACAACGTAAAACACAATGGCAACGATCATTAAACTCAATCTACCAAACACGTCGGACAAACcagcaaagaaaagttGTGCAACTGCTGAAATCATCATGTTCACAATACCAATGGTAGTTAAAAGAGAATGCGTATCATAATCATTTGCTGCATAAGTCATATAAATATCTCTGATACTACTGTCCAAAGAATAACCATACGAACAAATAAAGGCGGACAATAAGAATATAGTCTGGTAGAACCACGTATCATACTGCCTGGCCATGATTTCAGCCTTACGAATGACAAGAGACTTGGTAGCCAACAACTTATCGACATTCCCGAAATCATTAAGCTTTTCAGGCGTCAAGCTCTCATCTACTGCAACCTCTTTTTCATCGTTGTTGAAGCCTTTATTGATGTTTTCATCCTTCACAGTAATACTGCTTTCTTCAGCAACCGACATTGTGTGTTAATGCCTGTTCCTGTTTACCTCAGTAAGATTAATATACATAATATACCATCCCCGGAAAAAAGAGGACAGAGATTCCcaatgaaaatgaattcTATGCAACCATTATATACAATACGAAGATCGAAGATCAGAATAAGACTTGTCATGTGTAAGAGAATTACAACGTTCTTCACACAGACTAAATCCAAGGggagaaagaaaagtattgtgaaaaatatcaaaaacttGGGTGTcaaatttgtttctttaaaGTGCTgaagcgatgagatgagatatAGAACAGAACTGACATGGCTAGCAGCAATAATAAACACTAGAGAATGGCAGCTCTTCCGATTCCTTACCctaagaaaaaaaaaaaaatctgtTTCACTAAAGGTTTCGAGCCTGTTTTCTTATAACCACTCAGATAACAGAGTAGGAGTCGACCcaattttgtttctaaGAGCCAAGAAGCCATCGGATGCATGCGGTTCATCCTCCCAagttttggtttcaaatgCGGTTCGCATAAGATCTAAACCAGGTGCAATGGGTGATATCTTGATCTAACAAAATTGGCACAAAGCAAGATTTTGAGTTGTAATCCATGTCCCGtgaaattttctttttctcttctatGTAGAACCAGCCGTACGAACAAGCATAGTAACCGTAGGTTGCCAAGGAAAAGCTCTATTTTGGTGaagtgaaaagaatgaaataCAGTTAAAGCTTTCATTTACATTGTCGGAAATACAGGTCTTGGCGGATTACCGTAGTAGTATTGTTTCTGTGCCATGTTATTGAACACTTAGTCATATTATTACTTGGGCTTGGGGCTCGGCTAACGATCTCCCCCAATCTCAGTCACAGCAGTGCGAGATTATAGATACATGCGAATCGTTATTGggtgttttcttttgagaatGTCGGTAGTATGGCGGtgagtcacgtgatactAACAATCAACCACTAGTgtgaaaacaaaaaagaacaaggaTAAGGCAAAAAGGCAACAGGCAAAGACAACCTTGGCTGCTTCGGCCGGAAGTTGAGAATCAGGTGTAGTGTGTATATGTCTAGTTCACGGCTGATAAATACATTTTCGACAAATtacaataataataataataataataaatacaCGGTTTAGCTTACGTGATAAATTAAGgcagcaacaacaatgaGCTCGGAGGAAGAGTATATATTGGTCACTGAGTGTTAAGaacttaaaaaaaaaaaaaggacaGTGTTTTTCACCATACTTGAGCCTCTTCGAAATAGTCAACTCTGTATTTGGAAACATCTAAGTTGTTTGCCACTGTATCTCTGATTTGATCGTTCATTGGTCCTGGACCGCAACTCAAAATTGCTGTAGAACCAATAGCGTTGTGAAGATCTTCCACAATTAAGGATTGTAAGTCTGGTCTACCGAATAAGAAGTTTATTCTGGAAAATTgcttgaaaaaattgatttcGCAATCTTGAGTTGATTCTTTGACGTCgagtttcttttcagagTCTGTTTCGCCAGCAGATGACGCAGAAGAATCTACGATTTGCTGTGTCGGCTGGGTAATATAGATGTTGATCTCACCTAGCCGGTCTTGGAGTCTCAATAGCTCTTCTCTAAACCATTCCAGTGGCGAAGTGTCTCTAATGATCCAGATCCATTTAACAGTATCGGTGGAACTTTCAGAAAGTGGTTTCGTTAAGGCATCGTAATTGGAGTATCCAGTTGGTACACCATTTCCACcagtgatgatgatagaATTGGAATAGTTCTTCAATGGGGCTTCTAGTCCGTAAGGGCCTTCAACTAAAACGTTGATCGATTGGCTTTTATTAGATGTGTTGGCTAGACTCTTAGCTAAGGATTTGGTGAGACCTTCCTTTACCTTGGCGTATATGTAAATGTGTTTCCCGTCACTGTCGTCGTCATGAGCTAAGATGGTGAATGGATGCGATTGCCAAAATCCGTATGGTCTCATGAAGTAAATGTAGACAAAAGCACCTGGGAACGGTTTCCAAGTCTTTGGTCTCGGAactttgattttgattgTGTTATCTTCCTCGAACAATTCGCAATCTGCTTTGCTGAATACTCCAAACCATAGTAAACGGCAGACTCTGAAAAAATGGTCTGCACACCAAACAGCAATGGAAGCATACACGTATTCCATCCATTGGCCGCTAAAGATTCTTAAGTGATACCATAACCCGGAGATGTACAAAGcagaaaataaaaagtGAATAGTCTTGAAGGTTTCATACCATCTGATACGGAAATATGCAGACGCTAAGAATAACATTAAGCCACCAGTGATTGTTGCAATTGCACCCCAATACCAATACTGCTCTTCCCAGCTCATAGCAAGATAGTCCATTTCAAGGTATGTCCAACAAGCAGAATGGATTAATGCATGAACCCACATCCCTCTTGCAATCCATTTATGATACACCAAGAAAGTTTCGTATGGCCACCCAGTTAAATACAACAATAGGTTATTTCTACCAGATAGTAGGAACACAGCAGGTGTATGGATTGTTGACATCACCCCTGTTCTATACTGAACCAAGCTAGATGTTTGCATGGCTACCTGATGTTTACTAGTGGTGTAGAAGTTGTCAGAAAAGATATCGTAATTGATACAACTTAGAATCACGTTCAAAGCAAAATAACCGAACAAAATGTACGTCTCTGCCCTTGTAGGAATAATACCTAAGATCAACTTTTTCCATCTAAGGATTTGCGTATGTTTGGTATTTGCCGGTGGGATGGTGAACAACCTTCTGAACATGTTTATCTTGGGTCCAAcgattttttcaacaagttTTGGACACAATATTCTAGACCAAGTAACCAATCCTCCAATAAACATACATCCAGCAAAATAAATGAATATGGCACCACCATAAAGCCTGGTATGCTTTTGCGATTGTGCTCTGGTCACGTAGGCTCTAGTGTAACGCTTCACTTTCCTTCTTGGCGCAATGATGGGAGAAGTCAGATTTGTGGATGCATTGAATCCTGGCGTATTATCGACGTCAATAGCTTCTGATTTAACTTTTGCATACAGTTCATGCAAGCTCTCGACGGTATGGTTGTATACAGGCTTACTATACTGACAtctttttatcattttctcCAACATACTATCTAAACGATCGGGTTTCTGGTTATCAACGTTGCAAATAAGCCAGGACTGGAATCTGTTTCTTGTCGGTTGACAATTTGGTGCGTAAAGGGAACCAAGATCGTTGTTGAAGGTATATGCCTGCAATGCGTCTAAGCATGCCCAGTACACACTCTCCTCCTTGGATAGGAAAGTGTATTTGGCTGCATGACACCAAGATGATAAAAATATGAAGAACACAACCAGGGAATTTCGGCAGCGAACTTGCATTTTGTACTCGACTCGATTTAACTTTCACTGGTTATATATTTCGCCCTCTGAAATGAAAAGGAACATAACAAAGCTATACATATAGATCAAATCTTGGAATATTGATAACTGGACTGCAACAGTTGAAACAATGATGGAGTATTTATACAATTCTATCCATGCAACTGGCAACCGATAAATAGAGCAAAGACCATCGAGCTTCTCGACCTGGGCGGATCGCTCCGTTAAAGGCCAAGATTCACATCATTCGGGGTGTTATTCGTCTATCGGTGTTGTCTCGGTTTGATTCTCTCGTAGGCTAAAATCAGTTAGCTGCACTGAAAGGGCTTGACTCTCGCAAGTGTATAACCGCAATTGGCAATCGAGCATTTAATGATCTTACCACCGATCCAGTGAAATGCGCAAATGTAACAACAGTGCCAAGCGTTACCAACGAAATCATCGACTTAAGCTTTATGATTCAACATAATACTACtaaaatcttcaaattttgtGGAAAAATTCCTCCTTCATCCATTGAACCTTGAGGCTCATACATCATGATCTGCATATTGTTTATAGCTAGAGCTTGTTTTTAGTAGGAAAAAATGGGATAAGGGTCATAAAtg
Coding sequences within:
- a CDS encoding ferric reductase family protein (weakly similar to uniprot|Q08905 Saccharomyces cerevisiae YOR381w FRE3 protein Ferric reductase, reduces siderophore-bound iron prior to uptake by transporters), with the translated sequence MQVRCRNSLVVFFIFLSSWCHAAKYTFLSKEESVYWACLDALQAYTFNNDLGSLYAPNCQPTRNRFQSWLICNVDNQKPDRLDSMLEKMIKRCQYSKPVYNHTVESLHELYAKVKSEAIDVDNTPGFNASTNLTSPIIAPRRKVKRYTRAYVTRAQSQKHTRLYGGAIFIYFAGCMFIGGLVTWSRILCPKLVEKIVGPKINMFRRLFTIPPANTKHTQILRWKKLILGIIPTRAETYILFGYFALNVILSCINYDIFSDNFYTTSKHQVAMQTSSLVQYRTGVMSTIHTPAVFLLSGRNNLLLYLTGWPYETFLVYHKWIARGMWVHALIHSACWTYLEMDYLAMSWEEQYWYWGAIATITGGLMLFLASAYFRIRWYETFKTIHFLFSALYISGLWYHLRIFSGQWMEYVYASIAVWCADHFFRVCRLLWFGVFSKADCELFEEDNTIKIKVPRPKTWKPFPGAFVYIYFMRPYGFWQSHPFTILAHDDDSDGKHIYIYAKVKEGLTKSLAKSLANTSNKSQSINVLVEGPYGLEAPLKNYSNSIIITGGNGVPTGYSNYDALTKPLSESSTDTVKWIWIIRDTSPLEWFREELLRLQDRLGEINIYITQPTQQIVDSSASSAGETDSEKKLDVKESTQDCEINFFKQFSRINFLFGRPDLQSLIVEDLHNAIGSTAILSCGPGPMNDQIRDTVANNLDVSKYRVDYFEEAQVW